One Actinomadura viridis genomic region harbors:
- a CDS encoding 4'-phosphopantetheinyl transferase family protein: MIEEILPGPVVSAESFGDLAGAEPYPAERAAVAAAPPARRREFATTRACARRALGGLGLPAGPVPPGERGAPRWPAGVVGSMTHCAGYRAAAVARGTDVRALGIDAEPHEPLPGRVLRAITGDAERAALAGLAAALPRTHWGRLLFSAKESVYKVWFPLTRRPLGFRHVTVEFDPAGNGFAAGLVPPPPAPPFTRLTGRWLVRDGLILTALAVAAGPDVTAEPGVTAEPGVTAEPGVTARR; the protein is encoded by the coding sequence ATGATCGAGGAGATCCTGCCGGGGCCGGTGGTGAGCGCGGAGAGCTTCGGCGACCTGGCCGGCGCCGAGCCGTACCCGGCGGAACGGGCGGCCGTGGCGGCGGCCCCGCCCGCGCGGCGGCGCGAGTTCGCCACCACGCGGGCCTGCGCGCGCCGGGCGCTGGGCGGGCTGGGCCTGCCCGCCGGTCCCGTCCCGCCGGGCGAGCGCGGCGCCCCGCGCTGGCCCGCGGGCGTGGTGGGGAGCATGACCCACTGCGCCGGTTACCGGGCCGCGGCCGTCGCGCGCGGAACCGACGTCCGCGCCCTCGGCATCGACGCCGAGCCGCACGAGCCCCTGCCCGGGCGCGTGCTCCGCGCGATCACCGGGGACGCCGAACGCGCCGCGCTCGCCGGCCTGGCGGCGGCGCTGCCGCGCACGCACTGGGGCCGGCTGCTGTTCAGCGCGAAGGAGTCGGTGTACAAGGTGTGGTTCCCGCTGACCCGCCGGCCGCTGGGCTTCCGGCACGTGACGGTGGAGTTCGATCCGGCCGGGAACGGGTTCGCCGCCGGGCTGGTGCCGCCCCCGCCGGCGCCGCCGTTCACCCGGCTCACCGGCCGCTGGCTCGTCCGGGACGGCCTCATCCTGACCGCGCTGGCGGTCGCCGCCGGGCCGGACGTCACGGCCGAGCCCGGCGTCACGGCCGAGCCCGGCGTCACGGCCGAGCCCGGCGTCACGGCCCGCCGGTGA
- a CDS encoding NDP-hexose 2,3-dehydratase family protein, whose amino-acid sequence MNDLDERVARSERTVDRAGLDGFRAWFAGHAAGGGLRAERIPFDRLRGWRFDPDSGDLRHDSGAFFSVEGLRVRMPGAPVEEWSQPIIRQPEIGILGILAKEFDGVLHFLMQAKTEPGNHGGAQLSPTVQATRSNYTRRHGGRPVPYLEYFQRPRRHRVLADVRQSEQGCWFYRKRNRNMITEVTGDVPVRPGFRWLTLGELYELLAVDDLVNMDARSVLACLPVNACDPGADTLSWITDERTLREVGTEAVPLRQVERWRRTSERIRHDSGRFFDVIAVDVRARDREVSSWTQPMIEPRGQGVSAFLLRRGAAGPEVLVHARAEPGYADVVELAPTVQCTPPNYGILPGAARPPYLDEVLAAPPERVLFESVLSEEGGRFYHARNRYLIVETDPRRPPAAAPHHRWTPVRELAALIRHSHYVNVEARTLLACLRGVQARAARPGAAAPLLARTG is encoded by the coding sequence ATGAACGACCTCGACGAGCGCGTCGCCCGGTCCGAGCGGACCGTGGACCGGGCCGGGCTGGACGGGTTCCGCGCCTGGTTCGCCGGGCACGCCGCCGGCGGCGGGCTGCGCGCGGAACGCATCCCGTTCGACCGGCTGCGCGGCTGGCGGTTCGACCCCGACTCCGGCGACCTGCGCCACGACAGCGGCGCGTTCTTCTCGGTCGAGGGCCTGCGGGTGCGGATGCCCGGCGCCCCGGTCGAGGAGTGGTCCCAGCCGATCATCCGCCAGCCGGAGATCGGCATCCTGGGCATCCTGGCCAAGGAGTTCGACGGCGTCCTGCACTTCCTGATGCAGGCCAAGACCGAGCCGGGCAACCACGGCGGCGCGCAGCTGTCCCCCACCGTGCAGGCCACCCGCAGCAACTACACCCGCCGCCACGGCGGGCGCCCGGTGCCCTACCTGGAGTACTTCCAGCGGCCTCGGCGGCACCGCGTGCTGGCCGACGTCCGCCAGTCGGAGCAGGGCTGCTGGTTCTACCGCAAGCGCAACCGCAACATGATCACCGAGGTGACCGGGGACGTCCCGGTGCGCCCCGGCTTCCGCTGGCTGACGCTCGGCGAGCTGTACGAGCTGCTGGCCGTGGACGACCTGGTCAACATGGACGCGCGCAGCGTGCTGGCGTGCCTGCCGGTGAACGCCTGCGACCCCGGCGCGGACACGCTGAGCTGGATCACCGACGAGCGCACGCTGCGCGAGGTCGGCACCGAGGCGGTGCCGCTGCGGCAGGTGGAGCGCTGGCGGCGGACCAGCGAGCGGATCCGGCACGACAGCGGCCGGTTCTTCGACGTGATCGCGGTGGACGTGCGGGCCCGGGACCGGGAGGTGTCCAGCTGGACCCAGCCGATGATCGAGCCGCGCGGGCAGGGGGTCTCGGCCTTCCTCCTGAGGCGCGGCGCGGCCGGGCCGGAGGTGCTGGTCCACGCCCGCGCCGAGCCCGGCTACGCCGACGTGGTGGAACTCGCCCCCACCGTGCAGTGCACGCCCCCCAACTACGGGATCCTGCCGGGCGCCGCGCGCCCGCCCTACCTCGACGAGGTGCTGGCGGCCCCGCCCGAACGGGTCCTGTTCGAGTCGGTGCTGTCGGAGGAGGGCGGCCGGTTCTACCACGCCCGCAACCGGTACCTGATCGTCGAGACCGACCCGCGGCGCCCGCCCGCGGCGGCGCCGCACCACCGCTGGACGCCGGTCCGGGAGCTGGCCGCGCTGATCCGGCACAGCCACTACGTCAACGTCGAGGCGCGGACGCTCCTGGCCTGCCTGCGCGGCGTCCAGGCCCGCGCGGCCCGTCCCGGCGCCGCCGCGCCGCTCCTGGCCCGGACCGGATGA
- a CDS encoding aldo/keto reductase: MQYTYLGRTALRVSRLCLGTLNLGVRATRDDSFAIMDAALDHGVNVLDTANHYGWQVHRGFTEELIGEWLSQGGGRRERIVLATKVFNPMSDRPNDQGLSARHIIDSCEASLRRLRTDWIDLFQMHRFDRHAPMEEVWQAMETLTTQGKVRYVGSSNFAGWHLAAAQEAAARRGLLGVVSEQCAYNLATRQAELEVIPAAQAYGVAVLPWSPLHGGLLGGALDKLERGTAVKSAQGRAQVALADRREEVLAFEKLCAGAGLPPAEVALSWVAHRPGVTAPVIGPRSLEHLEGALRALDLDLPGDVLDRLEELFPPVGRGGPAPEAWAA, from the coding sequence ATGCAGTACACGTATCTGGGCCGCACGGCGCTCCGGGTGAGCCGGCTGTGCCTGGGCACCCTGAACCTGGGCGTCAGGGCCACCCGGGACGACAGCTTCGCGATCATGGACGCCGCGCTGGACCACGGCGTCAACGTCCTGGACACCGCCAACCACTACGGCTGGCAGGTGCACCGCGGGTTCACCGAGGAGCTGATCGGCGAGTGGCTCTCCCAGGGCGGCGGGCGGCGGGAGCGGATCGTGCTGGCCACCAAGGTGTTCAACCCGATGAGCGACCGGCCCAACGACCAGGGCCTGTCCGCCCGCCACATCATCGACTCCTGCGAGGCGTCGCTGCGGCGCCTCCGGACCGACTGGATCGACCTGTTCCAGATGCACCGCTTCGACCGGCACGCGCCGATGGAGGAGGTGTGGCAGGCGATGGAGACGCTCACGACGCAGGGCAAGGTCCGTTACGTCGGCTCCTCCAACTTCGCCGGCTGGCACCTGGCCGCCGCGCAGGAGGCCGCCGCGCGCCGGGGACTGCTCGGCGTCGTCTCCGAGCAGTGCGCCTACAACCTCGCCACCCGGCAGGCCGAGCTGGAGGTGATCCCGGCGGCCCAGGCGTACGGCGTGGCCGTGCTGCCGTGGTCGCCGCTGCACGGGGGCCTGCTCGGCGGGGCCCTGGACAAGCTCGAACGCGGCACCGCGGTCAAGTCGGCGCAGGGCCGCGCGCAGGTCGCCCTCGCCGACCGCCGCGAGGAGGTCCTGGCCTTCGAGAAGCTGTGCGCCGGCGCGGGCCTGCCGCCGGCGGAGGTGGCCCTGTCCTGGGTCGCGCACCGGCCGGGCGTCACCGCGCCGGTCATCGGGCCGCGCAGCCTGGAGCACCTGGAGGGGGCGCTGCGCGCCCTGGACCTCGACCTGCCCGGCGACGTCCTGGACCGGCTGGAGGAGCTCTTCCCGCCGGTCGGGCGCGGCGGCCCGGCACCGGAGGCGTGGGCGGCATGA
- a CDS encoding VOC family protein, translating to MMDAKIYGFGLVVEDIPRSLEFYRHAGLDIPAEADKEPHVQVTLPGGIHLIWDSADTVRSFQPDWREPTGGHRIAIAFACPDPAGVDAAYARLTGLGHQGLKEPWDAVWQQRYAIVLDPDGNHVELFAPLG from the coding sequence ATGATGGACGCCAAGATCTACGGCTTCGGCCTGGTCGTCGAGGACATCCCGCGCTCGCTGGAGTTCTACCGGCACGCCGGCCTCGACATCCCGGCCGAGGCCGACAAGGAGCCGCACGTCCAGGTCACGCTGCCCGGCGGGATCCACCTGATCTGGGACAGCGCCGACACCGTCCGCTCCTTCCAGCCCGACTGGCGCGAGCCGACCGGCGGGCACCGCATCGCGATCGCCTTCGCCTGCCCCGACCCCGCCGGCGTCGACGCCGCGTACGCCCGGCTCACCGGGCTCGGCCACCAGGGCCTGAAGGAGCCCTGGGACGCGGTGTGGCAGCAGCGGTACGCGATCGTCCTCGACCCCGACGGCAACCACGTCGAGCTGTTCGCCCCGCTGGGCTGA
- a CDS encoding glucose-1-phosphate thymidylyltransferase yields MKALVLAGGAGTRLRPFTHTSAKQLMPIANRPVLFYGLDAIRAAGITEAGIVVGDTAAEIRAAVGDGSRFGLAVTYLPQEAPLGLAHAVRVARDYLGGDDFLMYLGDNFFGDGIGAVADRFRRERPGAELLLAKVPDPRAYGVAELDPDGAVRRLAEKPRRPRSDLAVTGVYAFTPDVHEQVDRLRPSRRGELEITDAIQGLIDSGRRVTATRTGGDWKDIGSAAGLLEANRAVLDRLAADPARDHRIDGAGGVSGPVVAEPGAWLEGSRVTGPAVIGAGARIIGSVIGPHTSIGAGCRVEHSEIEDSVLLPGATVRGAGPVRGSLLGHASEVAATAPARRCQRLVLGDHSKVLIDP; encoded by the coding sequence ATGAAGGCGCTCGTACTCGCAGGAGGCGCGGGAACGCGGCTTCGACCGTTCACGCACACGTCGGCCAAGCAGCTGATGCCGATCGCGAACCGGCCCGTGCTCTTCTACGGGCTGGACGCCATCCGGGCGGCCGGGATCACCGAGGCCGGCATCGTCGTCGGGGACACCGCCGCGGAGATCCGCGCGGCGGTCGGCGACGGCTCCCGCTTCGGCCTGGCCGTCACCTACCTGCCGCAGGAGGCGCCGCTCGGCCTGGCGCACGCGGTCCGCGTCGCCCGGGACTACCTCGGCGGCGACGACTTCCTCATGTACCTGGGCGACAACTTCTTCGGCGACGGCATCGGCGCCGTGGCGGACCGGTTCCGCCGCGAGCGGCCGGGCGCCGAGCTGCTGCTGGCCAAGGTCCCCGACCCCCGCGCCTACGGCGTGGCCGAACTCGACCCGGACGGCGCCGTCCGCCGCCTCGCCGAGAAGCCCCGGCGCCCGCGCAGCGACCTGGCCGTGACGGGCGTCTACGCCTTCACCCCGGACGTGCACGAGCAGGTGGACCGGCTGCGCCCGTCCCGGCGGGGCGAACTGGAGATCACCGACGCGATCCAGGGGCTGATCGACTCCGGCCGCCGGGTCACCGCCACCCGGACCGGAGGCGACTGGAAGGACATCGGCTCGGCCGCCGGCCTGCTGGAGGCCAACCGCGCCGTCCTGGACCGGCTGGCCGCGGACCCCGCGCGCGACCACCGGATCGACGGCGCCGGCGGCGTCTCCGGGCCGGTGGTCGCCGAACCCGGCGCGTGGCTGGAGGGCTCCCGCGTGACCGGCCCGGCCGTCATCGGGGCGGGCGCCCGGATCATCGGCTCCGTCATCGGCCCCCACACCTCGATCGGCGCCGGGTGCCGCGTCGAGCACAGCGAGATCGAAGACTCCGTCCTGCTCCCCGGCGCGACCGTGCGCGGTGCCGGCCCGGTGCGGGGCTCGCTCCTCGGCCACGCGTCCGAGGTGGCGGCCACCGCGCCCGCCCGCCGCTGCCAGCGGCTCGTCCTGGGCGACCACAGCAAGGTGCTGATCGACCCATGA
- the rfbB gene encoding dTDP-glucose 4,6-dehydratase, with product MRVLVTGGAGFIGSHFVQSLLGGDGPGPRPTAVTVLDKLTYAGNRANLAEVAGDPRLRCVWGDIRDAALLDRVVPGHDLVVNLAAETHVDRSISGPDAFVQTNVLGTHTLMRACLAARTPRVVHVSTDEVYGSIATGAWTEDAPLDPSSPYAAAKAAGDLIARSYARTEGLPVIISRCGNNYGPRQYPEKIIPLFVTRLLDGLPVPLYGDGGNVREWIHVRDHCRAVRTIAAAGEPGEVYHVGGGRELTNRELTDRLLRACGAGADMVRHVTDRKGHDRRYRLDGSRLWALGFTPAVPFEEGLAGTVRWFARNRGWWEPLVERAAPRREEAAR from the coding sequence ATGAGAGTTCTCGTCACCGGCGGCGCCGGCTTCATCGGCTCCCACTTCGTCCAGTCCCTGCTCGGCGGCGACGGCCCCGGGCCGCGGCCCACCGCGGTCACCGTCCTCGACAAGCTCACCTACGCGGGCAACCGGGCCAACCTCGCCGAGGTCGCCGGGGACCCGCGGCTGCGCTGCGTGTGGGGCGACATCCGCGACGCCGCGCTGCTCGACCGCGTGGTGCCCGGCCACGACCTGGTGGTCAACCTCGCCGCCGAGACCCACGTCGACCGGTCGATCTCGGGGCCGGACGCCTTCGTCCAGACCAACGTCCTCGGCACGCACACCCTGATGCGGGCGTGCCTGGCGGCCCGTACCCCGCGCGTGGTGCACGTCTCCACCGACGAGGTGTACGGCAGCATCGCCACCGGCGCCTGGACCGAGGACGCGCCGCTGGATCCCAGCTCCCCGTACGCCGCGGCCAAGGCCGCCGGGGACCTGATCGCCCGCTCCTACGCCCGTACCGAGGGCCTGCCCGTGATCATCTCCCGGTGCGGCAACAACTACGGCCCGCGGCAGTACCCCGAGAAGATCATCCCGCTGTTCGTCACCCGGCTGCTCGACGGCCTGCCCGTGCCCCTGTACGGCGACGGCGGCAACGTCCGGGAGTGGATCCACGTCCGCGACCACTGCCGCGCCGTCCGGACCATCGCCGCCGCGGGGGAGCCCGGCGAGGTCTACCACGTCGGCGGCGGCCGGGAGCTGACCAACAGGGAGCTGACCGACCGGCTGCTGCGCGCCTGCGGGGCGGGCGCGGACATGGTCCGGCACGTCACCGACCGCAAGGGCCACGACCGGCGGTACCGGCTCGACGGGTCCCGGCTGTGGGCCCTCGGGTTCACCCCGGCGGTGCCGTTCGAGGAGGGCCTCGCCGGCACCGTCCGCTGGTTCGCCCGCAACCGCGGCTGGTGGGAGCCGCTCGTGGAGCGGGCGGCTCCGCGCCGGGAGGAGGCGGCACGATGA
- a CDS encoding shikimate dehydrogenase, whose protein sequence is MTPHITGTTRLLVVLGDPVAQVRAPSLVNPLLARLGVDAVLVPVHAPAGRLGTIVRGLRALGNLDGMLVTVPHKIAICAYADELSPAARLAGCVNALRREPDGRWRGDNFDGAGFVRGLSAAGHDPAGRRVLLVGAGGAGRAVAVALLEAGAARLTVRDVDVGRRAELVERLRAVWPDRIEAAPDGGHVVGERPGGGHVDADIAVNATPLGMRPDDPLPLRPGSLRPGTVVADVIMRPRRTSLLAAAAAAGHPVHHGGHMLDHQLDLYRRFFRLDERKADT, encoded by the coding sequence GTGACTCCGCACATCACCGGGACCACCCGGCTGCTGGTGGTGCTGGGCGACCCGGTCGCGCAGGTCCGGGCGCCGTCCCTGGTCAACCCGCTGCTCGCCCGGCTCGGGGTGGACGCGGTCCTGGTGCCGGTGCACGCGCCCGCCGGGCGGCTCGGCACGATCGTGCGGGGGCTGCGGGCGCTGGGCAACCTCGACGGCATGCTGGTCACCGTCCCGCACAAGATCGCCATCTGCGCGTACGCGGACGAGCTGTCCCCGGCGGCGCGGCTGGCCGGCTGCGTGAACGCCCTGCGGCGCGAACCGGACGGGCGGTGGCGGGGTGACAACTTCGACGGGGCCGGGTTCGTCCGCGGGCTGTCCGCCGCGGGGCACGACCCGGCCGGGCGGCGTGTCCTGCTGGTGGGCGCGGGCGGCGCGGGACGGGCGGTCGCGGTCGCGCTGCTGGAGGCGGGCGCGGCGCGGCTGACCGTCCGCGACGTGGACGTCGGGCGGCGCGCGGAACTGGTGGAGCGGCTGCGGGCGGTCTGGCCGGACCGGATCGAGGCCGCCCCGGACGGCGGGCACGTGGTCGGCGAACGCCCGGGCGGCGGGCACGTGGACGCCGACATCGCGGTCAACGCCACGCCGCTGGGAATGCGTCCGGACGACCCGCTGCCCCTGCGGCCCGGATCGCTGCGCCCCGGCACCGTGGTGGCCGACGTCATCATGCGCCCGCGCCGCACTTCGCTGCTCGCGGCGGCAGCGGCGGCGGGCCACCCCGTCCACCACGGCGGCCACATGCTCGACCACCAGCTCGACCTGTACCGGCGGTTCTTCCGCCTCGACGAACGAAAGGCGGACACGTGA
- a CDS encoding TerD family protein codes for MTVSMVKGQRISLEKPGGALTMVRMGLGWDAVKKKGFFGSREREIDLDASCVLFADRSIADVVYFGKLVSDDGSVRHTGDNLTGAGDGDDESVMVDLGRLPVHVTSLVFTVSSFNGQTFNEVDNAFCRLVNEMDGGELARYTLTGGGTHTAMVMARIYRHGDGWKMNAIGEPCHGRTFQDMLPVIASHA; via the coding sequence GTGACCGTCTCGATGGTGAAGGGCCAGCGGATCTCGCTGGAGAAGCCCGGCGGCGCGCTGACCATGGTCCGGATGGGCCTGGGCTGGGACGCGGTCAAGAAGAAGGGCTTCTTCGGCTCCCGCGAGCGGGAGATCGATCTGGACGCCTCCTGCGTGCTCTTCGCCGACCGCAGCATCGCCGACGTGGTCTACTTCGGCAAGCTGGTCAGCGACGACGGCTCGGTGCGGCACACCGGCGACAACCTGACCGGGGCCGGCGACGGCGACGACGAGTCGGTGATGGTCGACCTGGGCCGGCTGCCGGTGCACGTCACCTCGCTGGTGTTCACCGTCAGCTCCTTCAACGGGCAGACCTTCAACGAGGTGGACAACGCCTTCTGCCGCCTGGTCAACGAGATGGACGGCGGCGAGCTGGCCCGGTACACGCTGACCGGCGGCGGCACCCACACCGCCATGGTGATGGCCCGGATCTACCGGCACGGCGACGGCTGGAAGATGAACGCGATCGGCGAGCCGTGCCACGGCCGCACCTTCCAGGACATGCTTCCCGTGATCGCCTCGCACGCCTGA
- a CDS encoding TerD family protein has translation MAELSSGANTPLPARRVTATVSCIVPVDVSALLVGPDMRVRSDADLVFFNAPEAPGVRWVDGGGRQRVELDLDAIPAGVQAVLIAVSLTRAVSFGSMPPPQVQLTAANGDSMALFTVVGLGPEKAIIGLEIYRRADKWKVRALGQGYAGGLAELVEAHGVEVDDPGGPETGMIAPPPGPAVGAPPGRTAPPQGTPVPPVPQAPSGTEVGYLERCWLVWEDASRSLAAFRSSTEHALTLRNEEIAGRAPRGRFEQLMAAAGERLRADAGQLRDELARVEPMVTAEAAPFDAPSWLTWQPRADLAEGVLLGRLSTAELPDLRVPLVLRVPWRRSMWISRGTMPGDSAAYAWSLATRFLAALPPGVAGLEVVDAAGLSGAGWLHGFDPVTSARLLGGGVATGPAAAERLRRLLDLVDLRRIGGQEGDPSSGPAGGPPVRLVMILDAGAALQGEEADRLLRLVEDGPLVGVPVLLVETDTPAPESVRAMRVRQSCNNLPSSEGAIADSWVGADWTLTPDVLPDGAAAGTRAPALFAHVLGVHSRAIASYD, from the coding sequence ATGGCCGAACTCTCGAGCGGGGCCAACACCCCGCTGCCCGCCCGCCGGGTGACCGCCACGGTGTCCTGCATCGTGCCCGTGGACGTCAGCGCCCTGCTGGTGGGCCCGGACATGCGGGTGCGCTCCGACGCCGACCTGGTGTTCTTCAACGCCCCCGAGGCGCCCGGCGTGCGCTGGGTCGACGGCGGGGGCCGCCAGCGCGTGGAACTCGACCTCGACGCGATCCCGGCCGGCGTGCAGGCGGTCCTGATCGCGGTCAGCCTGACCCGGGCGGTCTCGTTCGGGTCGATGCCGCCGCCACAGGTCCAGCTCACCGCGGCCAACGGCGATTCGATGGCCCTGTTCACCGTCGTGGGACTCGGCCCGGAGAAGGCGATCATCGGGCTGGAGATCTACCGCCGGGCGGACAAGTGGAAGGTGCGCGCCCTCGGGCAGGGGTACGCCGGCGGGCTGGCCGAGCTGGTCGAGGCGCACGGCGTCGAGGTCGACGACCCGGGCGGCCCGGAGACCGGCATGATCGCCCCGCCGCCCGGCCCCGCCGTCGGGGCGCCGCCCGGACGGACGGCCCCTCCGCAGGGGACGCCCGTCCCTCCCGTGCCGCAGGCGCCGTCCGGGACGGAGGTCGGCTACCTCGAACGGTGCTGGCTGGTCTGGGAGGACGCCAGCCGCTCGCTGGCCGCCTTCCGCTCCTCCACCGAGCACGCGCTGACCCTCCGCAACGAGGAGATCGCCGGACGGGCGCCGCGCGGGCGGTTCGAGCAGCTCATGGCGGCGGCCGGCGAGCGGCTGCGGGCCGACGCCGGGCAGCTGCGCGACGAGCTGGCCCGGGTGGAACCGATGGTCACCGCGGAGGCGGCGCCGTTCGACGCGCCCTCCTGGCTGACCTGGCAGCCCCGCGCCGATCTGGCCGAGGGGGTGCTGCTGGGCCGGCTGTCCACCGCCGAGCTGCCCGACCTGCGGGTGCCGCTCGTCCTGCGGGTGCCCTGGCGGCGCAGCATGTGGATCTCGCGGGGCACGATGCCCGGCGACTCGGCCGCCTACGCCTGGTCGCTGGCGACCCGGTTCCTCGCCGCCCTGCCGCCGGGGGTGGCCGGGCTGGAGGTGGTCGACGCGGCGGGCCTGTCGGGCGCCGGCTGGCTGCACGGGTTCGACCCGGTCACCAGCGCCCGGCTGCTGGGCGGCGGGGTGGCCACCGGGCCGGCGGCGGCCGAAAGGCTCCGGCGCCTGCTCGACCTGGTGGACCTGCGCCGGATCGGCGGCCAGGAGGGCGACCCGTCCTCCGGGCCGGCCGGAGGCCCCCCGGTGCGGCTGGTGATGATCCTCGACGCGGGCGCCGCGCTCCAGGGGGAGGAGGCGGACCGGCTCCTGCGCCTGGTCGAGGACGGGCCGCTGGTCGGGGTCCCGGTGCTGCTGGTGGAGACCGACACCCCGGCACCCGAGTCCGTACGCGCCATGCGGGTCCGGCAGTCCTGCAACAACCTTCCCTCCAGCGAGGGCGCCATCGCCGACTCGTGGGTGGGCGCCGACTGGACCCTCACCCCGGACGTCCTCCCCGACGGCGCCGCCGCCGGTACGCGCGCTCCGGCGCTGTTCGCCCACGTGCTCGGCGTCCACTCCCGCGCCATCGCCAGCTACGACTGA